In Pollutimonas sp. M17, a single genomic region encodes these proteins:
- a CDS encoding MBL fold metallo-hydrolase, translating into MNPNEKKLDYPWGDQQPGPGQTRVVADGLRWIRMPLPFALDHINLWLLRDEIDGRQGWTIVDCGVARDEVKALWEQVFENALEGLPVLRVIVTHMHPDHVGLAHWLCERWNAPLWMTATDFMTARLWSRPAVNGLNAGGPNGQSAVEHFTRHGLADPEAQDKIRQRSSYYPSLVPDVPARFHRIMDGDRFTIGGREWRVIVGYGHAPEHASLYCETLQALISGDMVLPRISTNISVFDYEPDANPLPLYLNSLRAYDNLPEGTLVLPSHGRPFRGLHERIAQQHAHHAERLQEVLDACIQPQSVTDIVPVMFRRKLDLHQLTFAMGEALAHLHALYFQGKLSRSTGADGVIRFQQAAA; encoded by the coding sequence ATGAACCCGAATGAAAAGAAACTGGACTATCCCTGGGGCGACCAGCAACCGGGGCCCGGCCAGACCCGCGTGGTGGCCGACGGCTTGCGCTGGATACGCATGCCGCTGCCCTTCGCCCTGGATCACATCAACCTGTGGCTGCTGCGCGATGAAATCGACGGCCGCCAGGGATGGACCATCGTGGACTGCGGCGTGGCGCGCGACGAGGTCAAGGCCTTGTGGGAGCAGGTGTTCGAGAACGCGCTGGAGGGACTGCCCGTGCTGCGGGTGATCGTGACCCATATGCATCCCGACCACGTGGGCCTGGCGCACTGGCTGTGCGAGCGCTGGAATGCGCCCTTGTGGATGACCGCCACCGACTTCATGACGGCGCGGCTGTGGTCCAGGCCCGCCGTGAACGGTTTGAACGCGGGCGGCCCCAATGGCCAGTCGGCGGTCGAGCATTTTACCCGCCATGGCCTGGCCGACCCGGAAGCGCAAGATAAAATCCGCCAGCGCAGCAGCTACTACCCCAGCCTGGTGCCCGATGTTCCGGCCCGTTTTCATCGCATCATGGACGGCGACAGGTTCACGATAGGCGGGCGCGAGTGGCGCGTTATCGTGGGTTATGGACATGCCCCGGAGCATGCCTCCTTATATTGCGAGACGCTGCAAGCATTGATATCGGGCGACATGGTGCTGCCGCGCATATCGACCAACATCAGCGTGTTCGACTACGAGCCCGACGCCAATCCCTTGCCGCTGTATTTGAATTCATTGCGCGCCTACGACAACCTGCCCGAAGGCACCCTGGTGCTTCCATCCCATGGCCGGCCTTTTCGCGGGCTGCATGAACGCATCGCGCAGCAGCATGCCCATCATGCCGAACGCCTGCAGGAAGTCCTTGATGCCTGTATCCAGCCGCAAAGCGTCACGGACATCGTCCCGGTGATGTTCAGGCGCAAGCTGGACTTGCATCAGCTTACCTTCGCGATGGGCGAGGCGCTGGCGCATTTGCATGCCCTGTATTTCCAGGGAAAGCTGAGCCGGTCCACCGGCGCAGACGGCGTCATTCGATTTCAGCAGGCAGCCGCCTAG
- a CDS encoding DUF1840 domain-containing protein translates to MLVVFHSKAAAEVLMFSKHALPILKAAGKPYTDTLPERGVITRDQLDAAIKGIEQAISTDTESEFPDDHQDDNDSKTHPIAQPVSFRRRAFPLLAMLRLSREHNADVMWEPAPTW, encoded by the coding sequence ATGCTAGTCGTCTTTCACTCTAAAGCAGCCGCCGAAGTGTTGATGTTCTCCAAACACGCCTTGCCCATACTCAAGGCCGCCGGCAAGCCGTACACCGATACGCTTCCAGAACGGGGCGTCATCACCCGCGACCAGCTGGATGCCGCCATAAAAGGCATAGAGCAGGCCATTTCCACCGATACGGAGTCCGAATTCCCCGACGATCATCAGGACGACAACGATTCCAAGACGCATCCCATTGCCCAGCCGGTCAGCTTTCGCCGCCGCGCCTTTCCCCTGCTGGCCATGCTGCGTCTGTCGCGCGAGCACAATGCCGATGTCATGTGGGAACCCGCGCCCACGTGGTAA
- a CDS encoding LysE family translocator produces MLTYDVALSFFGIAVLLALAPGPDNLFVLMQSAMWGRTSGMFVVLGLCTGLIGHTLAVAVGLAAVFAASETAFTVLKLAGAAYLVYLAWGAFRAPVQTGGEEKPLRLGKALLYRRGIVMNLTNPKVSLFFLAFLPQFTSPGRGSVAAQTVSLGALFMVATLLVFGLIAWFSGTVGQRMQRSPTAQRVLNRVAGTVFLGLALKLALSNR; encoded by the coding sequence ATGCTGACTTATGACGTAGCGCTTTCTTTCTTCGGGATTGCCGTGCTGCTGGCCCTGGCGCCCGGCCCCGACAACCTGTTCGTGCTGATGCAATCGGCCATGTGGGGTCGCACGTCCGGGATGTTCGTCGTGCTGGGGCTTTGCACGGGCCTGATCGGCCATACGCTGGCGGTGGCCGTGGGCCTGGCAGCCGTATTCGCGGCGTCGGAAACCGCCTTCACCGTACTCAAGCTGGCCGGAGCCGCCTACCTGGTTTATCTGGCTTGGGGCGCTTTCCGCGCGCCTGTTCAGACAGGCGGCGAAGAGAAGCCGCTGCGGCTGGGCAAGGCGCTGCTCTATCGGCGCGGCATCGTCATGAATCTGACCAATCCCAAGGTATCGCTGTTTTTCCTGGCCTTCCTGCCTCAGTTCACCAGCCCCGGGCGCGGATCGGTGGCGGCGCAAACCGTCAGCCTGGGCGCGCTGTTCATGGTGGCCACCTTGCTGGTCTTCGGCCTGATCGCCTGGTTCTCGGGAACCGTGGGCCAGCGCATGCAACGATCGCCCACCGCGCAACGCGTGCTGAACCGCGTCGCGGGCACGGTATTTCTGGGCCTGGCCTTGAAACTGGCCTTGTCCAACCGCTAG
- the argS gene encoding arginine--tRNA ligase produces the protein MLPGQQQQLISLIRAAVGAILPQATPTVLLERPKVAAHGDVACNVAMQLAKPAGRNPRELAQQIVDALLANPATREVVASAEIAGPGFINFRLAVAARQAVLQAIAQEGARYGRLPANAEKLMVEFVSANPTGPLHVGHARQAALGDSLCRLFSSQGFDVTREFYYNDAGNQIDNLAISVQARARGIAPDSPDFPADGYKGDYIVDIARDFQAKSTVQASDGVPVTATGNIDNLEDIRLFAVTYLRREQDLDLQAFGLKFDNYYLESSLYTSGRVEKTVQALVASGHTYESEGALWLRTTELGTGDDKDRVMRKSEGGYTYFVPDVAYHVAKWERGFHRAINIQGTDHHGTIARVRAGLQGLGLGIPKDFPAYILHKMVKVVRNGAEVKISKRAGSYVTLRDLIEWVGQDAVRFFLIQRRADSEFVFDIDLALSKSEENPVYYIQYAHARICSMLAQSPELAERIPAAAVDKLLAPTEFALMQRLAEYPGTLALAAQELAPHHLAFWLRDCAADFHAWYNAERVLVDDTDLRLARLRLARATGQVIANGLELLGVSAPERM, from the coding sequence ATGCTTCCAGGGCAACAACAACAGCTCATTTCGCTTATAAGGGCCGCCGTCGGCGCTATCCTGCCCCAGGCAACACCCACGGTTCTGCTCGAACGCCCCAAGGTCGCCGCCCACGGCGATGTCGCCTGCAATGTTGCCATGCAGCTGGCCAAGCCGGCCGGACGCAATCCGCGCGAGCTGGCGCAGCAGATCGTCGACGCCCTGCTGGCCAACCCCGCTACGCGGGAAGTCGTGGCCTCGGCCGAGATCGCCGGGCCGGGCTTCATCAATTTCCGGCTGGCCGTCGCGGCGCGCCAGGCCGTCCTGCAAGCCATTGCCCAGGAAGGCGCCCGCTATGGCCGGCTGCCGGCAAACGCGGAAAAGCTCATGGTCGAGTTCGTATCGGCCAATCCCACCGGGCCGCTGCATGTCGGCCATGCCAGGCAGGCCGCCCTGGGCGATTCGCTTTGCCGCCTGTTCAGTTCCCAGGGTTTCGACGTAACGCGCGAGTTCTATTACAACGACGCCGGCAATCAGATCGATAACCTGGCCATCAGCGTGCAGGCGCGCGCCCGGGGCATCGCCCCCGACTCGCCCGATTTTCCGGCGGATGGCTACAAGGGCGATTACATCGTCGACATCGCCCGCGACTTCCAGGCCAAATCCACGGTGCAGGCTTCCGACGGCGTGCCGGTCACGGCCACCGGAAATATCGACAACCTGGAAGACATACGGCTTTTCGCCGTCACCTATCTGCGGCGCGAACAGGATCTGGACCTGCAGGCTTTCGGCCTGAAGTTTGACAACTACTATCTGGAAAGCTCTCTGTACACCAGCGGACGCGTCGAAAAAACCGTGCAGGCGCTGGTTGCCTCGGGGCACACCTACGAAAGCGAAGGCGCGCTCTGGCTGCGCACGACCGAACTGGGCACGGGCGACGACAAGGACCGCGTCATGCGCAAGTCCGAAGGCGGCTATACCTATTTCGTGCCCGATGTCGCCTACCATGTGGCCAAATGGGAGCGCGGCTTCCATCGCGCCATCAACATCCAGGGCACCGATCACCACGGCACCATTGCCCGCGTGCGCGCGGGCCTGCAGGGCCTAGGTCTTGGCATACCCAAGGATTTCCCGGCCTACATCCTGCACAAGATGGTCAAGGTCGTGCGCAACGGCGCCGAAGTCAAGATTTCCAAGCGCGCGGGAAGCTACGTGACCCTGCGCGACCTGATCGAATGGGTGGGCCAGGATGCGGTGCGCTTCTTCCTGATCCAGCGCCGCGCCGACTCGGAGTTCGTCTTCGACATCGACCTGGCGCTATCCAAAAGCGAAGAAAACCCGGTGTACTATATTCAGTATGCCCATGCCCGCATCTGCTCCATGCTGGCGCAGTCGCCCGAGTTGGCCGAGCGCATACCGGCCGCCGCCGTCGACAAGCTGCTGGCGCCAACGGAGTTCGCCCTGATGCAGCGCCTGGCCGAATACCCCGGCACCCTGGCTTTGGCCGCGCAGGAACTGGCCCCGCATCACCTGGCCTTCTGGCTGCGGGACTGCGCCGCCGATTTCCATGCGTGGTACAACGCCGAGCGCGTGCTGGTCGACGACACCGATTTGCGGCTTGCGCGCTTGCGCCTGGCCCGCGCCACCGGGCAGGTTATCGCAAACGGCCTCGAACTGCTCGGGGTTTCCGCTCCTGAAAGGATGTAA
- a CDS encoding thiol:disulfide interchange protein DsbA/DsbL has product MSLKHLLLRALAILAIGSGALLLPAAKAQAADRYVVVEPAQPSDTTGKIEVLEFFAYTCPHCNAIEPLVQKWAKTLPENAVLRPVPVAFNASMEDLQKLYYSLEAMNRLDLHDDVFKTIHVQRKRIYDADAIADWVASQGVDREAFMDVFNSFGIKSKVMRANELAKAYKIEGTPSIAVGGKYVTSPTMTNSYEGTIEEAQKLLEMVSK; this is encoded by the coding sequence ATGTCGCTCAAACATCTGCTTCTACGCGCTCTTGCCATTCTTGCCATCGGCTCCGGCGCATTGCTTTTGCCCGCAGCCAAAGCCCAGGCGGCCGATCGCTACGTTGTGGTTGAACCCGCCCAGCCCTCGGACACGACGGGCAAGATCGAGGTTCTGGAGTTCTTCGCCTATACCTGCCCGCATTGCAACGCCATCGAGCCCCTGGTTCAGAAATGGGCCAAGACGTTGCCCGAGAATGCGGTGCTGCGCCCGGTGCCGGTGGCATTCAATGCCAGCATGGAAGACCTGCAGAAGCTCTACTACTCGCTGGAAGCGATGAATCGCCTGGATCTGCACGACGATGTCTTCAAGACGATACATGTGCAGCGCAAGCGCATCTATGACGCGGATGCGATTGCGGACTGGGTGGCCAGCCAGGGCGTGGATCGCGAGGCCTTCATGGATGTGTTCAATTCCTTCGGCATCAAGTCCAAGGTGATGCGGGCGAACGAGCTGGCCAAGGCCTACAAGATCGAAGGGACGCCCAGCATTGCGGTGGGCGGGAAGTATGTGACGTCGCCGACGATGACGAACAGCTATGAAGGGACGATAGAAGAGGCGCAGAAGCTGCTGGAGATGGTGAGCAAGTAG
- a CDS encoding sulfite exporter TauE/SafE family protein — MIPDWAMQALPTLPVFAVLAAATFVGGLMRGFTGFGAGLLMAPVFSLLMPPTHVLVVILLLNLLTTIQMLPDALRIVDWKLVMRLFLPSLLGLPVGLAMLHMVDPVIMRKTVGVVVTLVAVLMLAGWYYKGRRGVLQDTLTGAVSGFMTAIAGIGGPPIILYLLSIPGMSSSVLRSVSLVYFSFAQVATLTPLAIGGSLRVEHAVYLAVLMPVSIIASMLGTWLHRWSVGRQQNYVRVASLYLLLFTGLAAFFL, encoded by the coding sequence ATGATTCCTGATTGGGCGATGCAGGCCCTGCCCACCTTGCCGGTATTCGCGGTGCTGGCGGCGGCTACTTTCGTGGGCGGCCTGATGCGCGGCTTTACCGGCTTCGGAGCCGGTTTGCTGATGGCCCCCGTTTTCAGCTTGTTGATGCCGCCCACCCATGTGCTGGTGGTCATCCTGTTGCTGAATCTGCTGACGACCATCCAGATGCTGCCCGACGCGCTGCGCATCGTCGACTGGAAGCTGGTCATGCGGCTGTTCCTGCCCTCCTTGCTGGGCCTGCCCGTGGGACTGGCCATGCTGCACATGGTGGATCCGGTCATCATGCGCAAGACGGTGGGGGTCGTGGTAACGCTGGTAGCCGTATTGATGCTGGCGGGCTGGTATTACAAGGGCCGACGCGGCGTGCTGCAGGATACGCTGACAGGCGCCGTCAGCGGCTTCATGACGGCCATCGCAGGCATAGGCGGGCCGCCCATCATCCTTTATCTGCTTTCCATTCCCGGAATGTCGTCCAGCGTGTTGCGCTCGGTCAGCCTGGTGTACTTCAGTTTTGCACAGGTGGCCACCCTGACGCCGCTGGCCATCGGCGGATCGCTGCGCGTCGAACATGCGGTCTACCTGGCCGTCCTGATGCCGGTGTCCATCATCGCCAGCATGCTGGGCACGTGGCTGCATCGATGGTCCGTGGGACGCCAGCAGAACTACGTGCGCGTGGCGTCCCTGTACCTGCTGCTGTTTACCGGCCTGGCCGCGTTCTTCCTGTAG
- a CDS encoding phospholipase effector Tle1 domain-containing protein, with amino-acid sequence MSRMLRALLLACLACLSDAARTQGACGPPQLGPPCGQGGVAGAANTEPGLSLAAGNPIHLVTGNKYQEETDLPAHPMAPQLEILRHYNAFDRRPSVLGRGWALSYDTRLFHVGGRWQIVQADGRRIQFRQAGGKPLANAHGVLAAHGNDWVWSWPGRKTLRFNQYGYLIRIRSDEGANLYIHRAAPSGPLAHTIERIDNDAGTALRFGYDIVDGRARLDHIDTVLGRFRYRYDALMRLTGVIRPDGMQRRYLYEAERQAGNPYALTGIEIVSSGERNAARLNTWAYDAQGRAILSISGQPDSPAGKVALHYARRPTAAQSGLTVARNAQGRETRFETALAGGRHVLTRVSGASCPGCAPPGSRARYDQGGRLLQLDGAALQRDAQGTVREVRPGTPGWPGLALRYHANGSRASWSSSLTGTESIRYNPQGLPGQRLFANGDTVRYEYDALGRPLRLIEKNARSEQVSTLSWRGSLLSRIDHPHETETREHDAHKRLARRTVSRATASPKPLHYTESFEYDASHRLLRHRLPEGGSLEYRWNDQGRLAAMLWHDAQGETHVVIDSVPGMPGYRYGNGLQLSTALDDQGRADLLALSDHDEPVWLLRHHYDPQGRLSQEQHVIGDHRETWRYAYDDRSRLVGAEWSGTLPAGRAGRPSGSQESAWFAWNDDGSMAAKRMNGSTRMPSVQRDASGLPLSVEGHELDYGPNRRLVRVRARGGLLASYVHNAFGHRIARRAPQADTDYFYLDNRLVAERQIDDDAGAAAGADRDDQAFVLSRRYIYAHHALVGVIDYAASALYWVHSDLVGAPRLLTDRHRQIRWQASYSPMGLATRVAGDLNLDIRLPGQVFDAATGWHDNLLRTYLPQWGHYAEPDPLGPVPGNQALGYAAQQPRRHADPLGLLLFAFDGTRQSPGTQSNIWKISQAYRDGPVFYHPGPGNSMYLDWDAITAGRSAQIIENQWQSLLNTLSRDGGLNDPIPIDIIGFSRGAALARHFGNLINQHTAAGLFSYTDTVRGHVSACIDMRFMGLFDTVAQFGPTGLRRPNYDLTIASAWQWVAHAVALHERRWIFPLTLASDADGHNIVEAPFIGAHADIGGGALRGADGRPTTRGDLADVALNWMLWQARAAAVGFHPLPADDREITQPILHDERSAALRSAQEGDRRADNADGSTRHAYQDDHPLLGREARARSEALIARHENWRSRAGSEVGTVDMSGYAQWLHDELGWPALAA; translated from the coding sequence ATGTCCCGCATGCTCCGCGCCCTATTGCTGGCATGCCTTGCATGCCTGTCTGACGCCGCCCGAACGCAGGGCGCTTGCGGCCCCCCGCAGTTGGGTCCGCCCTGCGGCCAGGGCGGCGTTGCCGGCGCCGCCAACACCGAGCCCGGGCTTAGCCTGGCCGCGGGCAACCCCATACATCTGGTCACGGGCAACAAGTACCAGGAAGAAACCGACCTGCCCGCCCACCCCATGGCGCCGCAGCTCGAAATCCTGCGTCACTACAACGCGTTCGACCGGCGTCCATCGGTGCTGGGCCGGGGATGGGCCTTGTCCTACGACACGCGCTTGTTCCATGTCGGCGGACGCTGGCAGATCGTGCAGGCCGACGGCCGCCGCATCCAGTTCCGCCAGGCGGGCGGAAAACCTCTGGCCAATGCGCACGGCGTCCTTGCCGCCCACGGCAACGACTGGGTGTGGTCCTGGCCCGGCCGCAAGACCTTGCGCTTCAACCAGTACGGCTACCTGATCCGCATCCGTTCCGATGAGGGCGCAAACCTGTACATCCATCGCGCGGCGCCGTCCGGCCCCCTGGCCCACACCATCGAACGCATCGACAACGACGCCGGCACGGCGCTGCGCTTCGGCTACGACATCGTCGACGGGCGGGCGCGGCTCGATCACATCGATACCGTCCTTGGCCGCTTCCGCTATCGGTACGACGCCCTCATGCGACTGACCGGCGTCATACGGCCCGACGGCATGCAGCGGCGCTATCTTTACGAAGCCGAACGCCAGGCGGGAAACCCCTACGCCCTGACCGGCATCGAAATCGTCTCATCCGGCGAGCGGAATGCGGCCAGACTCAATACCTGGGCCTACGACGCACAGGGCCGCGCCATTCTTTCCATTTCGGGCCAGCCCGACAGCCCGGCCGGCAAAGTGGCGCTGCATTATGCACGCAGGCCCACCGCCGCCCAAAGCGGGCTGACCGTGGCGCGCAATGCCCAAGGCCGCGAAACCCGGTTCGAAACCGCTTTGGCCGGCGGCCGCCACGTGCTGACCCGGGTCAGCGGCGCCTCCTGCCCCGGCTGCGCACCTCCGGGCAGTCGGGCCCGCTACGATCAAGGCGGCCGCCTGCTGCAACTGGATGGCGCCGCCCTGCAGCGCGACGCGCAGGGCACGGTACGCGAAGTACGCCCGGGCACGCCAGGCTGGCCGGGGCTGGCGCTGCGCTATCACGCCAACGGCAGCCGCGCGTCCTGGAGCTCGTCGCTGACCGGCACCGAAAGCATCCGCTACAACCCGCAAGGCCTGCCGGGGCAACGGCTTTTCGCCAACGGCGATACCGTCCGCTATGAATACGACGCGCTTGGCCGCCCGCTGCGGCTGATCGAAAAAAACGCCCGGTCCGAACAGGTCAGCACGCTTTCCTGGCGTGGCTCCCTGCTGTCGCGCATCGATCATCCACACGAAACCGAGACGCGCGAACACGATGCGCACAAGCGCTTGGCGCGGCGCACGGTCAGCCGCGCAACGGCAAGCCCCAAACCCCTGCACTACACCGAATCGTTCGAATACGACGCCTCGCACCGCCTGTTGCGGCATCGGCTGCCCGAAGGCGGATCCCTGGAATACCGCTGGAACGATCAGGGGCGCCTGGCCGCCATGCTGTGGCACGATGCCCAGGGGGAGACCCACGTCGTCATCGACAGCGTGCCGGGCATGCCGGGATACCGCTATGGAAATGGACTGCAATTGTCCACGGCCCTGGACGACCAGGGCCGGGCCGACCTGCTGGCATTATCCGACCACGACGAGCCCGTCTGGCTGCTGCGCCACCATTACGACCCGCAGGGCCGCCTAAGCCAGGAACAGCATGTCATCGGCGATCACCGCGAAACCTGGCGCTATGCCTATGACGACCGTTCCAGGCTGGTCGGCGCGGAATGGTCCGGAACGCTCCCCGCAGGCAGGGCTGGCCGCCCAAGCGGCTCGCAGGAATCGGCCTGGTTTGCCTGGAACGACGATGGCTCCATGGCGGCGAAGCGGATGAACGGCTCCACCCGCATGCCATCCGTGCAACGCGATGCCTCCGGCCTGCCGCTGTCCGTCGAGGGCCATGAGCTCGATTACGGCCCCAATCGCCGGCTGGTCCGGGTACGCGCCCGGGGCGGGCTGCTGGCAAGCTATGTCCACAACGCATTCGGCCACCGCATCGCCAGGCGCGCACCGCAGGCCGACACCGATTACTTCTACCTGGACAACCGCCTGGTCGCCGAACGGCAAATCGACGATGACGCCGGCGCCGCAGCCGGGGCCGACCGCGACGATCAGGCGTTTGTCCTCAGCCGACGCTACATCTATGCCCACCACGCGCTGGTCGGCGTAATCGACTACGCCGCATCGGCGCTGTACTGGGTGCATTCCGACCTTGTCGGGGCGCCCAGGCTGCTCACCGACCGGCACAGGCAAATACGCTGGCAGGCCAGCTACAGCCCCATGGGTCTTGCAACACGTGTCGCCGGCGACCTGAACCTGGACATCCGCCTGCCCGGCCAGGTGTTCGATGCGGCAACCGGCTGGCATGACAATCTGCTGCGCACTTATCTGCCGCAGTGGGGCCACTACGCCGAGCCCGATCCCCTGGGCCCGGTGCCCGGCAACCAGGCTCTGGGCTATGCCGCGCAACAGCCCAGGCGCCATGCCGATCCGCTGGGCCTGCTGCTGTTCGCCTTCGACGGTACGCGTCAAAGCCCCGGCACACAAAGCAATATCTGGAAAATAAGCCAGGCCTATCGCGACGGCCCGGTCTTCTACCATCCGGGGCCCGGCAATTCCATGTACCTGGACTGGGATGCCATCACGGCGGGACGGTCGGCGCAGATCATCGAGAACCAGTGGCAGTCGCTGCTCAACACCCTGAGCCGGGACGGCGGCCTGAACGACCCCATCCCCATCGACATCATCGGATTCTCGCGCGGAGCGGCGCTGGCCAGGCATTTCGGCAACCTGATCAACCAGCACACCGCCGCAGGCCTGTTCTCGTACACCGATACGGTGCGCGGCCATGTCTCCGCCTGCATCGATATGCGCTTCATGGGCCTGTTCGACACCGTGGCGCAATTCGGGCCCACCGGGCTCAGGCGGCCCAATTACGACCTGACCATCGCCTCTGCCTGGCAATGGGTCGCGCACGCGGTCGCCCTGCACGAACGCCGCTGGATCTTCCCGCTTACCCTGGCCTCTGACGCCGACGGCCACAATATCGTCGAAGCCCCATTCATCGGGGCGCATGCGGACATCGGCGGGGGCGCGCTGCGCGGAGCCGACGGCCGGCCCACGACGCGCGGCGACCTGGCCGACGTGGCCCTTAACTGGATGCTCTGGCAAGCCCGCGCCGCCGCGGTCGGCTTCCATCCGCTGCCGGCGGACGACCGGGAAATCACCCAACCCATCCTGCACGACGAGCGCTCCGCCGCGCTGCGATCCGCCCAAGAGGGCGACCGCCGCGCAGACAACGCGGACGGCTCCACGCGGCATGCCTATCAGGACGATCACCCGCTGCTGGGGCGCGAAGCGCGGGCCCGCAGCGAAGCGCTGATCGCACGCCATGAAAACTGGCGCAGCCGCGCCGGCTCCGAGGTCGGCACGGTCGACATGTCGGGCTATGCGCAATGGCTGCACGACGAACTGGGATGGCCCGCCCTTGCCGCCTGA
- the metC gene encoding cystathionine beta-lyase, translating into MAKSASAHLDTLLQHAGTAQFDPVTGAAPVALPSMRTSTVRFQNLDVLDRTQAGKARGERSVTYGRVGMETHAALEEIFCELEGAERAFLASSGMGAITLALLSVLNASDHVLIADCAYGPVRYLDKTVLTRMNIDVSYCRAIVSELEAQRRPNTRVLYIESPGSLLFEMLDIPALAEYARKHKLVLITDNTWGSGYVYRPLDLGADMSVVAGTKYVGGHSDLMLGAVMARDPSIIKRINDTHYAMGYSVSADDAWLAIRGVRTLPLRMRQSAQNALEICDFLATRPEVARIYHPALPSDPGHAIWKRDCTGSNGMLSVELKLAPAAARRFVDSLALFGIGFSWGGFESLVQLVDHAALQPHGYWQPNDHAVVRLHIGLESPDDLAADIAQALDKAQA; encoded by the coding sequence ATGGCCAAATCCGCATCCGCCCACCTGGATACCCTGTTGCAACACGCCGGCACCGCCCAGTTCGATCCGGTCACCGGAGCCGCTCCCGTGGCGCTTCCTTCCATGCGGACCAGCACGGTGCGCTTCCAGAACCTGGACGTGCTCGACCGGACCCAGGCGGGCAAGGCCAGAGGCGAGCGCAGCGTGACCTATGGCCGCGTGGGCATGGAAACCCATGCGGCGCTGGAAGAAATCTTCTGCGAACTGGAAGGCGCCGAGCGCGCATTCCTGGCCTCATCCGGAATGGGCGCCATCACCCTGGCGCTGTTGAGCGTCCTGAACGCCAGCGATCACGTGCTGATTGCCGACTGCGCCTATGGCCCCGTGCGCTACCTGGACAAGACCGTGCTGACGCGCATGAACATCGACGTGTCCTACTGCCGCGCCATCGTGTCCGAACTGGAAGCGCAGCGGCGGCCCAATACGCGCGTGCTGTACATCGAATCGCCCGGATCGCTGCTGTTCGAAATGCTGGACATCCCCGCCCTGGCCGAGTATGCGCGCAAGCACAAGCTTGTCCTCATTACCGACAACACCTGGGGATCGGGTTATGTCTATCGGCCGCTGGACCTGGGCGCCGATATGTCGGTGGTGGCGGGCACCAAATACGTGGGCGGCCATTCGGACCTCATGCTGGGGGCCGTCATGGCCAGGGATCCGTCCATCATCAAGCGCATCAACGATACCCATTACGCCATGGGCTACTCGGTCAGCGCCGACGACGCCTGGCTGGCCATACGCGGCGTGCGAACCTTGCCCCTGCGCATGCGCCAAAGCGCCCAGAACGCGCTGGAAATCTGCGATTTCCTCGCCACCCGCCCCGAAGTGGCGCGCATCTACCACCCCGCCTTGCCCAGCGACCCGGGCCATGCCATCTGGAAGCGCGACTGTACCGGCTCCAACGGCATGCTGTCGGTGGAACTGAAGCTGGCCCCCGCCGCGGCCCGCCGCTTCGTCGACAGCCTGGCCTTGTTCGGCATCGGGTTTTCATGGGGCGGCTTCGAAAGCCTGGTCCAACTGGTGGATCACGCCGCATTGCAGCCCCACGGCTACTGGCAGCCCAATGACCATGCCGTGGTCCGCCTGCACATAGGCCTGGAGTCCCCGGACGACCTGGCGGCGGACATCGCTCAGGCCTTGGACAAGGCCCAGGCCTGA
- a CDS encoding SPOR domain-containing protein, with product MARNSRKSSSSKSGGSTLFGILIGLIVGLIAAVAVALFVTQVPMPFVDKASRDPAKTLLPDVRQAPDPNIGLYGKNGPAGLPATGPTATAPAPLPGTAPAAPGTAPAQDNIGNLIASLGSADKPAAGQPAPAAAPSAPASSAAKLPPGTEPPAKPATAATQTTYYLQAGAFRSESDAEAVKARILLLGLPAQVQKAQVNGATVNRVRVGPFKGIDEMNRSRARLGAEKIDSSVVRP from the coding sequence ATGGCCCGCAACAGTCGCAAATCGTCTAGCTCCAAATCGGGCGGCAGCACGCTGTTCGGAATACTGATCGGCCTGATTGTCGGGCTGATCGCCGCCGTGGCGGTGGCTTTGTTCGTTACGCAAGTGCCCATGCCTTTCGTGGACAAGGCCAGCCGCGATCCGGCCAAGACATTGCTGCCCGACGTCCGGCAGGCGCCCGATCCCAACATCGGCCTGTACGGCAAGAACGGTCCGGCCGGCCTGCCGGCGACGGGGCCGACGGCCACCGCTCCCGCTCCATTGCCGGGCACGGCGCCGGCAGCGCCCGGAACGGCTCCCGCGCAAGACAATATCGGCAACCTGATCGCCAGCCTGGGCAGCGCCGACAAGCCCGCGGCCGGCCAGCCTGCTCCGGCCGCCGCTCCAAGCGCTCCGGCATCATCGGCCGCCAAGCTCCCCCCGGGCACCGAACCGCCCGCCAAGCCGGCCACGGCCGCCACCCAGACCACCTATTATCTGCAGGCGGGCGCTTTCCGTTCGGAAAGCGACGCCGAGGCGGTCAAGGCGCGCATTCTGCTGCTTGGGCTCCCCGCTCAGGTGCAGAAGGCCCAGGTCAATGGCGCAACGGTCAATCGCGTGCGGGTGGGGCCCTTCAAGGGCATAGACGAGATGAACCGTTCGCGCGCGCGGCTGGGCGCGGAGAAAATCGATTCATCGGTCGTCCGCCCTTGA